Proteins encoded together in one Juglans regia cultivar Chandler chromosome 9, Walnut 2.0, whole genome shotgun sequence window:
- the LOC108993950 gene encoding uncharacterized membrane protein YuiD-like, producing MLFRKVDLSNLTQLPHLFLSLSDMDEVMTAGDASSSFRSASFEPSIIPSNLPLLSAFLAFSLAQFLKLFTTWFKEKKWDSRRMFGSGGMPSSHSATVSALAVAIGLQEGAGGPAFAIAVVLACVVMYDASGVRLHAGRQAELLNQIVCELPPEHPVSNVRPLRDSLGHTPLQVVAGAMLGCMVAFLMKSSI from the exons ATGCTTTTCCGAAAGGTGGATCTCTCAAATCTAACTCAATTACCACATctctttctatctctctctgaCATGGACGAAGTGATGACGGCTGGTGATGCGTCGTCGAGCTTCCGATCTGCATCATTTGAGCCGTCCATCATCCCCTCCAACCTCCCTCTCCTCTCCGCTTTCCTCGCTTTCTCTCTCGCCCAGTTTCTCAAGCTCTTCACCACCTG GTTCAAGGAGAAGAAATGGGATTCAAGAAGGATGTTTGGATCAGGTGGAATGCCCTCATCACATTCAGCAACTGTGTCAGCTCTAGCGGTTGCTATTGGCTTGCAAGAAGGAGCTGGAGGACCAGCATTTGCTATTGCAGTGGTCTTGGCATGTGTT GTAATGTATGATGCTTCTGGAGTAAGACTTCACGCTGGTCGCCAAGCTGAA TTACTAAATCAAATTGTGTGTGAGCTACCTCCGGAACACCCTGTCTCTAATGTTAGACCTCTACGAGATTCACTCGGTCATACTCCGCTTCAG GTCGTTGCAGGTGCCATGTTGGGTTGTATGGTAGCATTCCTCATGAAAAGTTCCATTTAG
- the LOC108993929 gene encoding ribonuclease 3-like protein 2: MEASVGAVEHIISYSFTDKTLLEEALTHSSYTDFPSYQRLEFVGDAALGLAFTNYVFLAYPHLDPGQLSLLRASNISTEKLARVAVRHRLYRYLRHKSAAIDDKVKEFVDAVSKEDDTAIYGGTVKAPKILADIVESVAAAIYIDINFDLQRLWVIFRGLLEPIITLEELQQQPQPVTMLFELCQKQGKRVDIKHWRKGAKNIASVYVNGVFVASGSSEQKEMSKLNAAKQALHKLSQSMPINIGPPQFSVELNGSFEIEGAKQKLHELCSMKKWPKPIYRIEKDAGPPHERKFVCSVQVATIGGTFSMLGDEKSRIKEADSSAASYLIRALHESNYL, from the exons ATGGAGGCGTCAGTCGGAGCCGTAGAGCATATCATTTCGTACAGCTTCACGGACAAAACGCTTCTTGAAGAAGCCCTGACCCACTCCTCCTACACCGACTTCCCTTCCTACCAGCGCCTCGAATTCGTTGGCGACGCTGCCCTCGGCCTCGCTTTCACCAATTACGTCTTCCTCGCCTACCCTCATCTCGATCCCGGTCAGCTCTCCCTCCTACGAGCCTCCAATATCAGCACCGAGAAACTTGCTCGCGTTGCCGTCCGACACCGCCTCTACCGCTACCTGAGGCACAAATCCGCCGCTATTGATGATAAG gTTAAAGAGTTTGTTGATGCAGTCAGTAAGGAAGATGATACGGCTATATATGGTGGTACTGTAAAAGCCCCTAAGATTCTTGCTGACATTGTAGAGTCTGTGGCAGCGGCTATATACATTGACATCAATTTTGACCTGCAAAGATTATGGGTG ATTTTTAGGGGTCTCTTGGAGCCTATTATTACTCTTGAAGAATTGCAGCAACAACCCCAACCGGTTACAATGTTGTTTGAGCTGTGTCAGAAGCAAGGGAAGAGAGTTGATATCAAGCATTGGAGAAAGGGGGCAAAGAATATTGCTAGTGTATATGTCAATGGGGTGTTTGTTGCTTCGGGTTCGTCCGAGCAGAAGGAAATGTCAAAGCTTAATGCTGCAAAGCAAGCTTTGCATAAGTTATCACAGTCCATGCCCATTAACATTGGGCCACCTCAATTTTCGGTTGAGCTCAATGGATCATTTGAGATTGAAGGTGCGAAACAAAAGTTGCATGAGCTATGCAGTATGAAAAAGTGGCCGAAGCCTATTTACAG AATTGAGAAGGACGCGGGTCCACCACATGAGAGGAAATTTGTATGCTCTGTTCAAGTAGCAACTATAGGAGGTACTTTCTCTATGCTGGGAGATGAAAAGTCAAGAATAAAGGAAGCAGATAGTTCCGCTGCTTCATATTTAATCCGTGCCTTACATGAATCGAATTATCTGTGA